A single genomic interval of Notolabrus celidotus isolate fNotCel1 chromosome 13, fNotCel1.pri, whole genome shotgun sequence harbors:
- the cx43 gene encoding gap junction alpha-1 protein, with product MGDWSALGRLLDKVQAYSTAGGKVWLSVLFIFRILVLGTAVESAWGDEQSAFKCNTQQPGCENVCYDKSFPISHVRYWVLQIIFVSTPTLLYLAHVFYLNRKEQKFNRKEEELRAVQNDGGDVDIPLKKLEMKKLKYGIEEHGKVKMKGALLRTYIFSIFFKSIFEVGFLVIQWYMYGFSLAAVYTCERAPCPHRVDCFLSRPTEKTVFIIFMLVVSLVSLMLNVIELFYVFFKRIKDRVKGKQPPTLYPSGGTLSHTAKELSTAKYAYYNGCSSPTAPLSPMSPPGYKLATGERGTGSCRNYNKQANEQNWANYSTEQNRLGQNGGGSTISNSHAQAFDFPDDTVEHKKMSSTAGHELQPLALMDARPCSRASSRMSSRARPDDLDV from the coding sequence ATGGGTGACTGGAGTGCTCTGGGTCGTCTTCTGGACAAGGTCCAGGCATACTCCACAGCTGGGGGGAAGGTGTGGCTGTCggtcctcttcatcttcaggaTCCTGGTCCTGGGCACGGCGGTGGAGTCGGCCTGGGGAGACGAACAGTCGGCCTTCAAATGCAACACCCAGCAGCCCGGTTGTGAAAACGTGTGCTACGACAAATCCTTCCCCATCTCGCATGTCCGCTACTGGGTGCTACAGATCATCTTTGTGTCCACGCCCACCCTCCTTTACCTGGCCCACGTCTTCTACCTGAACAGGAAGGAGCAGAAGTTcaacaggaaggaggaggagcttagAGCTGTGCAGAATGATGGAGGCGATGTAGACATCCCTCTGAAGAAACTTGagatgaaaaagttaaaatatgGCATTGAGGAGCACGGCAAAGTGAAGATGAAGGGCGCTCTGCTCAGAACCTACATCTTCAGCATCTTCTTCAAGTCCATATTCGAGGTGGGCTTCCTGGTGATCCAGTGGTACATGTACGGCTTCAGCCTGGCTGCTGTGTACACCTGTGAGCGGGCGCCCTGCCCCCACAGGGTGGACTGTTTCCTGTCCCGGCCCACGGAGAAGAcggtcttcatcatcttcatgtTGGTGGTGTCTCTAGTATCGCTGATGCTTAACGTCATTGAACTCTTCTACGTCTTCTTCAAGAGGATCAAAGACCGCGTGAAGGGCAAACAGCCGCCCACCCTCTACCCCAGCGGGGGCACCTTGAGCCACACCGCTAAGGAACTGTCCACCGCCAAGTATGCCTACTACAACGGCTGCTCCTCGCCCACCGCCCCGCTGTCACCCATGTCTCCCCCGGGCTACAAGCTGGCCACTGGGGAGCGGGGAACCGGTTCGTGTCGTAATTACAACAAGCAGGCCAATGAGCAGAACTGGGCCAACTACTCCACGGAGCAGAACCGGCTCGGTCAGAACGGCGGAGGAAGCACAATTTCAAACTCCCACGCACAGGCCTTTGACTTTCCCGACGACACCGTCGAGCACAAGAAAATGTCCTCGACGGCGGGACACGAGCTGCAGCCGCTGGCACTGATGGACGCTCGGCCCTGCAGCCGGGCGAGCAGCCGCATGAGCAGCCGGGCCAGACCAGACGATCTGGACGTGTGa